A window of the Henckelia pumila isolate YLH828 chromosome 3, ASM3356847v2, whole genome shotgun sequence genome harbors these coding sequences:
- the LOC140890727 gene encoding wall-associated receptor kinase 2-like → MLAEIITITMFVESIFFQLSLCLTVALAITDSRSIKEGATMITKPNCEISCGNLTVPYPFGVGIGTGCSLSPLFDVNCNTSYDPPRPFISTSNLEIVDITDGTLSIKNWVGRACYVPTGLADYSSMSIDLTETPFSFSDSNKLTVVGCDDFSTMQGLYPWNFSSGCLALCSSTNDLIEGECTGIGCCQTAIPRGLQSFDTRLITLHSHVNVSSFNPCGYTFLGDPDRFKFSETNLNDTGFLDKVVNEVPVILDWGIGSQTCNEAQRSNDYACQQNSYCVASDTGLGGYRCNCSEGFEGNPYLSPGCTDIDECESNPCDAHAICINTPGGYNCSCTKGYISDGRGDGHKCIAKNSHFPVLKFALGMSFGFLGLIMVATWLYVGVKSRKLMKQREKFFHQNGGLLLKQHLSSKEVSMKSTKIFTAEELEKATNNYAEDRILGRGGYGTVYKGILTYSQQIVAIKKSRVMDQNQIEQFINEVIILTQVNHRNVVKLLGCCLETEVPLLVYEYVSHGTLFHHIHHSGGMPWLSWDNRLRIAIESAGALSYLHSSAAMPVIHRDVKSPNILLDEYYNAKISDFGASRLVPIDQTQVSTLVQGTLGYLDPEYFHTNQLTEKSDVYSFGVVLAELMTGRRPLSTAKINHEKSLSTFFLMSLKSNRLFQILDPRVRREGSLEQLDAVAELIKRCLKLHGEERPTMKEVAMELEGLRRFSSYPWIQQEVQCEAAGWTSAVEETDLYPVIISPEHSTGAYTRQHIQGTAPLLQAINLPR, encoded by the exons ATGCTTGCTGAAATAATCACAATTACGATGTTTGTCGAATCCATTTTCTTCCAATTATCACTATGCCTCACTGTGGCTCTAGCAATCACGGATTCAAGATCCATCAAAGAAGGTGCAACGATGATCACCAAGCCTAATTGCGAAATAAGCTGCGGGAACTTAACGGTTCCGTACCCTTTCGGTGTCGGGATCGGCACGGGGTGTTCTCTGAGCCCCTTGTTTGATGTTAACTGCAACACTTCATATGATCCTCCAAGACCCTTTATTTCAACAAGCAATCTGGAGATTGTAGACATCACGGATGGCACGTTGAGCATCAAGAACTGGGTCGGCCGGGCCTGCTACGTCCCGACAGGACTTGCGGATTACAGCAGCATGTCCATCGATCTTACGGAGACTCCTTTCAGCTTCTCTGATTCAAATAAGCTCACAGTTGTGGGGTGTGATGATTTTTCAACCATGCAGGGATTGTATCCGTGGAATTTCAGCAGCGGATGTCTCGCGTTGTGCTCTAGTACTAATGACCTGATCGAAGGGGAATGTACTGGAATTGGATGCTGCCAGACTGCGATTCCGCGGGGTTTGCAGAGCTTTGATACGAGATTGATTACTCTCCACAGTCATGTCAACGTTTCGTCGTTCAATCCTTGCGGATACACCTTTCTTGGGGATCCCGACAGGTTTAAATTCAGTGAGACGAACCTCAACGACACAGGTTTCTTGGACAAAGTCGTGAACGAAGTGCCCGTGATTCTTGATTGGGGAATTGGGTCTCAAACTTGCAATGAAGCTCAAAGATCTAACGATTACGCCTGCCAGCAGAATAGCTATTGTGTTGCTTCCGATACGGGTCTTGGAGGATATAGATGCAACTGTTCCGAAGGATTCGAGGGGAATCCGTATCTAAGTCCAGGCTGCAcag ATATCGATGAATGCGAAAGCAATCCGTGCGATGCTCATGCCATTTGTATCAACACTCCTGGAGGTTATAACTGCTCTTGCACGAAAGGATACATTAGCGATGGAAGAGGAGATGGGCACAAATGCATTGCTAAGAACTCACATTTTCCAGTTCTTAAGTTTGCGTTAG GCATGAGTTTTGGCTTCTTGGGCTTAATAATGGTTGCGACTTGGCTATACGTGGGTGTCAAGTCCAGGAAGCTTATGAAACAAAGGGAGAAATTCTTCCATCAGAATGGCGGGTTGCTACTGAAACAACACCTCTCTTCCAAGGAGGTTTCCATGAAATCAACCAAGATCTTTACTGCAGAAGAACTCGAAAAGGCGACCAACAATTATGCAGAGGACCGAATCCTAGGCAGGGGTGGCTATGGCACAGTTTACAAAGGGATCTTGACTTATTCCCAGCAAATCGTGGCAATCAAAAAGTCTCGAGTAATGGATCAGAACCAGATCGAACAATTCATAAACGAGGTGATTATCTTGACCCAAGTCAACCATCGGAACGTGGTGAAACTTTTGGGTTGTTGTTTGGAGACCGAGGTCCCTTTATTGGTATACGAATATGTTTCACACGGGACATTGTTTCATCACATACATCACAGTGGTGGGATGCCTTGGCTCTCCTGGGATAATCGCCTCAGAATCGCAATTGAATCTGCTGGTGCATTGTCTTATCTTCATTCTTCAGCAGCAATGCCGGTCATCCACAGAGACGTAAAGTCGCCAAACATACTTCTAGACGAATACTACAACGcgaaaatatcagattttgggGCTTCTAGACTAGTCCCCATTGATCAAACACAAGTGAGCACTCTAGTCCAAGGGACCTTAGGATACCTAGACCCGGAATACTTCCACACAAACCAGTTAACCGAGAAAAGCGACGTCTACAGCTTCGGGGTTGTTCTTGCAGAGCTAATGACAGGGAGAAGGCCACTCTCCACCGCGAAAATAAACCACGAAAAGAGCCTCTCCACATTTTTCTTGATGTCATTAAAGTCCAACCGCCTGTTCCAAATCTTGGATCCCCGAGTACGTAGAGAAGGGAGTTTAGAGCAACTCGACGCCGTCGCTGAGCTCATAAAGAGATGCCTTAAACTACACGGCGAGGAGAGGCCGACGATGAAAGAAGTGGCGATGGAACTTGAAGGTCTACGGAGGTTTTCGAGTTATCCATGGATTCAGCAAGAGGTTCAATGCGAAGCCGCAGGATGGACGAGTGCTGTAGAAGAAACAGATTTGTATCCTGTGATTATTAGTCCTGAACATAGCACCGGGGCATACACAAGGCAACATATTCAGGGGACTGCCCCTTTGCTCCAAGCAATAAACCTTCCccgctga